A genome region from Erigeron canadensis isolate Cc75 chromosome 3, C_canadensis_v1, whole genome shotgun sequence includes the following:
- the LOC122593648 gene encoding uncharacterized protein LOC122593648: MNPDNVKIEKANAIYEYNNNKLQRFTTLFRFIELIIFLIVISRLPIQLPFNINVSTDLLKGISFSSKYVFVLGNMIILILLFKSRVVENGDHNDKIDVYDEYVRSCEKRVVHNSTTISTCETNNLVSSNDRKICRSQSGSMVKVKCQHNRVYKKLRRSVTDKKIVKSVDGGGGGGGETVVVSKDELSSDEFRRTVEAFIARQQQSLRDEELAPVPYIGP; encoded by the coding sequence ATGAACCCAGACAATGTCAAAATCGAAAAGGCCAACGCAATCTACGAGTACAATAATAACAAGCTACAAAGATTCACTACTTTGTTCCGATTCATTGAGctaattattttcttaattgTAATCTCTAGATTACCAATTCAGCTTCCATTCAACATTAATGTCTCTACTGACCTTCTCAAAGGAATCTCATTTAGTTCTAAATATGTTTTCGTGCTAGGAAACATGATCATCTTGATCCTGTTATTCAAATCTCGAGTGGTTGAAAATGGCGATCATAACGATAAGATCGATGTTTATGATGAGTACGTTAGAAGTTGTGAAAAGAGGGTGGTACATAACAGTACTACTATTTCTACTTGTGAAACAAATAATCTTGTTTCAAGTAATGATAGAAAGATTTGTAGGAGTCAATCCGGGAGTATGGTGAAAGTGAAATGCCAACATAACCGAGTTTATAAGAAATTAAGGCGGTCTGTGACAGATAAAAAAATAGTAAAGAGCgtcgatggtggtggtggtggtggcggcgaaaCAGTTGTCGTGTCCAAGGATGAACTGAGTAGCGATGAATTTAGACGAACAGTGGAGGCGTTTATCGCAAGACAACAACAATCGCTACGAGATGAAGAGTTGGCTCCTGTACCGTACATAGGTCCATAA